From Camelus bactrianus isolate YW-2024 breed Bactrian camel chromosome 16, ASM4877302v1, whole genome shotgun sequence, the proteins below share one genomic window:
- the LRRC3C gene encoding leucine-rich repeat-containing protein 3C isoform X1: MELGAVDVRQAHPSPAKQGSFCSARLWTKGRGSRRQSLSPSWERRDGGRQRRGLEGKPETGNGIGAWSSHSRVHQGPGSALSWHHPARPWLRYQAGPLVPTWPTWQPPRSYSTPGLCQSVAMLPSAGHLLSLLLVIGTGGVVPSPRVALQGCYVAEEAGEQTFRCSQAGLSTVPTGIPNDTRKLYLDANRLASVPAGAFQHLPVLEELDLSHNVLAHLSGAAFQGLEGTLRHLDLSANQLASVPLEAFVGLQIQVNLSANPWRCDCALQELLRRVRLAPGTGTGIVCGPGARPDLVGQEFLALAGEEELCGTGRGGARRSTDVALLVTMGGWLVLVVTYLAHYVWQNREETRRPLKQAPVLPVRSEDSSTLSTVV, from the exons ATGGAGCTGGGGGCAGTGGATGTGAGACAGGCCCACCCTAGTCCTGCCAAGCAGGGATCCTTCTGCTCAGCCAGGCTCTGGACAAAGGGCAGAGGTTCCAGGAGGCAGAGTCTCAGCCCCAGCTGGGAGAGGAGGGATGGAGGACGGCAACGTCGAGGCCTGGAAGGGAAGCCTGAGACAGGGAATGGAATTGGGGCCTGGTCTTCCCACAGCCGAGTTCATCAGGGTCCAGGATCTGCCCTCTCTTGGCATCACCCGGCCAGGCCATGGCTCAG GTACCAAGCAGGCCCTCTGGTGCCTACCTGGCccacctggcagccacccag ATCCTACTCCACTCCAGGACTATGCCAATCTGTGGCCATGCTCCCATCAGCCGGTCACCTCCTGTCCCTGCTGCTGGTGATAGGCACAGGGGGTGTGGTGCCCAGCCCCCGGGTAGCTCTCCAGGGCTGCTACGTGGCCGAGGAAGCAGGGGAGCAGACATTCCGCTGCAGCCAGGCAGGCTTGAGCACCGTGCCCACTGGCATCCCCAACGACACCCGCAAGCTCTACCTGGATGCCAACCGGCTGGCATCGGTGCCGGCTGGTGCCTTCCAGCACCTGCCTGTCCTGGAGGAGCTGGACCTGTCCCATAATGTCCTTGCCCACCTCTCTGGTGCCGCTTTCCAGGGCCTGGAGGGCACACTGCGCCACCTCGACCTCTCTGCCAACCAGCTGGCCTCGGTGCCCCTGGAGGCCTTCGTGGGGCTGCAGATCCAAGTGAACTTGTCCGCCAACCCGTGGCGCTGCGACTGTGCCCTCCAGGAGCTGCTCAGGCGGGTGAGGCTGGCACCAGGCACTGGGACGGGCATTGTGTGTGGCCCAGGAGCCCGACCAGACCTCGTGGGGCAGGAGTTCCTGGCActggcaggggaggaagagctgtgtgggacggggcggggcggggcccggcGGAGCACTGATGTGGCCCTGCTGGTCACCATGGGGGGCTGGCTGGTGCTCGTGGTGACTTATCTGGCCCACTACGTGTGGCAGAACCGGGAGGAGACCCGACGTCCCCTCAAGCAGGCACCCGTGCTGCCTGTACGCTCTGAGGACTCCTCTACCCTCAGCACAGTGGTCTGA
- the LRRC3C gene encoding leucine-rich repeat-containing protein 3C isoform X3, translating into MRSSRDRQVFQGKGQGKFPHHGRRYQAGPLVPTWPTWQPPRSYSTPGLCQSVAMLPSAGHLLSLLLVIGTGGVVPSPRVALQGCYVAEEAGEQTFRCSQAGLSTVPTGIPNDTRKLYLDANRLASVPAGAFQHLPVLEELDLSHNVLAHLSGAAFQGLEGTLRHLDLSANQLASVPLEAFVGLQIQVNLSANPWRCDCALQELLRRVRLAPGTGTGIVCGPGARPDLVGQEFLALAGEEELCGTGRGGARRSTDVALLVTMGGWLVLVVTYLAHYVWQNREETRRPLKQAPVLPVRSEDSSTLSTVV; encoded by the exons ATGAGGTCCTCCAGAGACAGACAAGTGTTCCAAGGAAAAGGCCAAGGGAAGTTTCCTCACCATGGAAGAAG GTACCAAGCAGGCCCTCTGGTGCCTACCTGGCccacctggcagccacccag ATCCTACTCCACTCCAGGACTATGCCAATCTGTGGCCATGCTCCCATCAGCCGGTCACCTCCTGTCCCTGCTGCTGGTGATAGGCACAGGGGGTGTGGTGCCCAGCCCCCGGGTAGCTCTCCAGGGCTGCTACGTGGCCGAGGAAGCAGGGGAGCAGACATTCCGCTGCAGCCAGGCAGGCTTGAGCACCGTGCCCACTGGCATCCCCAACGACACCCGCAAGCTCTACCTGGATGCCAACCGGCTGGCATCGGTGCCGGCTGGTGCCTTCCAGCACCTGCCTGTCCTGGAGGAGCTGGACCTGTCCCATAATGTCCTTGCCCACCTCTCTGGTGCCGCTTTCCAGGGCCTGGAGGGCACACTGCGCCACCTCGACCTCTCTGCCAACCAGCTGGCCTCGGTGCCCCTGGAGGCCTTCGTGGGGCTGCAGATCCAAGTGAACTTGTCCGCCAACCCGTGGCGCTGCGACTGTGCCCTCCAGGAGCTGCTCAGGCGGGTGAGGCTGGCACCAGGCACTGGGACGGGCATTGTGTGTGGCCCAGGAGCCCGACCAGACCTCGTGGGGCAGGAGTTCCTGGCActggcaggggaggaagagctgtgtgggacggggcggggcggggcccggcGGAGCACTGATGTGGCCCTGCTGGTCACCATGGGGGGCTGGCTGGTGCTCGTGGTGACTTATCTGGCCCACTACGTGTGGCAGAACCGGGAGGAGACCCGACGTCCCCTCAAGCAGGCACCCGTGCTGCCTGTACGCTCTGAGGACTCCTCTACCCTCAGCACAGTGGTCTGA
- the LRRC3C gene encoding leucine-rich repeat-containing protein 3C isoform X2, translating into MLPSAGHLLSLLLVIGTGGVVPSPRVALQGCYVAEEAGEQTFRCSQAGLSTVPTGIPNDTRKLYLDANRLASVPAGAFQHLPVLEELDLSHNVLAHLSGAAFQGLEGTLRHLDLSANQLASVPLEAFVGLQIQVNLSANPWRCDCALQELLRRVRLAPGTGTGIVCGPGARPDLVGQEFLALAGEEELCGTGRGGARRSTDVALLVTMGGWLVLVVTYLAHYVWQNREETRRPLKQAPVLPVRSEDSSTLSTVV; encoded by the coding sequence ATGCTCCCATCAGCCGGTCACCTCCTGTCCCTGCTGCTGGTGATAGGCACAGGGGGTGTGGTGCCCAGCCCCCGGGTAGCTCTCCAGGGCTGCTACGTGGCCGAGGAAGCAGGGGAGCAGACATTCCGCTGCAGCCAGGCAGGCTTGAGCACCGTGCCCACTGGCATCCCCAACGACACCCGCAAGCTCTACCTGGATGCCAACCGGCTGGCATCGGTGCCGGCTGGTGCCTTCCAGCACCTGCCTGTCCTGGAGGAGCTGGACCTGTCCCATAATGTCCTTGCCCACCTCTCTGGTGCCGCTTTCCAGGGCCTGGAGGGCACACTGCGCCACCTCGACCTCTCTGCCAACCAGCTGGCCTCGGTGCCCCTGGAGGCCTTCGTGGGGCTGCAGATCCAAGTGAACTTGTCCGCCAACCCGTGGCGCTGCGACTGTGCCCTCCAGGAGCTGCTCAGGCGGGTGAGGCTGGCACCAGGCACTGGGACGGGCATTGTGTGTGGCCCAGGAGCCCGACCAGACCTCGTGGGGCAGGAGTTCCTGGCActggcaggggaggaagagctgtgtgggacggggcggggcggggcccggcGGAGCACTGATGTGGCCCTGCTGGTCACCATGGGGGGCTGGCTGGTGCTCGTGGTGACTTATCTGGCCCACTACGTGTGGCAGAACCGGGAGGAGACCCGACGTCCCCTCAAGCAGGCACCCGTGCTGCCTGTACGCTCTGAGGACTCCTCTACCCTCAGCACAGTGGTCTGA
- the ORMDL3 gene encoding ORM1-like protein 3 isoform X1: protein MMCGAEQRQERGSRMNVGTAHSEVNPNTRVMNSRGIWLSYVLAIGLLHVVLLSIPFVSVPVVWTLTNLIHNMGMYIFLHTVKGTPFETPDQGKARLLTHWEQMDYGVQFTASRKFLTITPIVLYFLTSFYTKYDQIHFILNTVSLMSVLIPKLPQLHGVRIFGINKY from the exons ATGATGTGTGGAGCAG AACAGCGGCAGGAGAGGGGCAGCAGGATGAATGTGGGAACAGCGCACAGCGAGGTGAACCCCAACACGCGGGTGATGAACAGCCGCGGCATCTGGCTCTCCTACGTGCTGGCCATTGGGCTTCTCCACGTCGTGCTGCTCAGCATCCCCTTTGTGAGCGTCCCCGTCGTCTGGACCCTCACCAACCTCATCCACAACATG GGCATGTACATCTTCCTGCACACGGTGAAAGGGACACCGTTTGAGACCCCGGACCAGGGCAAGGCGAGGTTGCTAACCCACTGGGAGCAGATGGACTATGGGGTCCAGTTCACGGCGTCTCGGAAATTCCTGACCATCACACCTATCGTGCT GTACTTCCTCACCAGCTTCTATACCAAGTACGACCAGATCCATTTCATCCTCAACACCGTGTCCTTGATGAGCGTGCTCATCCCCAAGCTGCCCCAGCTCCATGGAGTCCGGATTTTTGGAATCAATAAGTACTGA
- the ORMDL3 gene encoding ORM1-like protein 3 isoform X2, with protein sequence MNVGTAHSEVNPNTRVMNSRGIWLSYVLAIGLLHVVLLSIPFVSVPVVWTLTNLIHNMGMYIFLHTVKGTPFETPDQGKARLLTHWEQMDYGVQFTASRKFLTITPIVLYFLTSFYTKYDQIHFILNTVSLMSVLIPKLPQLHGVRIFGINKY encoded by the exons ATGAATGTGGGAACAGCGCACAGCGAGGTGAACCCCAACACGCGGGTGATGAACAGCCGCGGCATCTGGCTCTCCTACGTGCTGGCCATTGGGCTTCTCCACGTCGTGCTGCTCAGCATCCCCTTTGTGAGCGTCCCCGTCGTCTGGACCCTCACCAACCTCATCCACAACATG GGCATGTACATCTTCCTGCACACGGTGAAAGGGACACCGTTTGAGACCCCGGACCAGGGCAAGGCGAGGTTGCTAACCCACTGGGAGCAGATGGACTATGGGGTCCAGTTCACGGCGTCTCGGAAATTCCTGACCATCACACCTATCGTGCT GTACTTCCTCACCAGCTTCTATACCAAGTACGACCAGATCCATTTCATCCTCAACACCGTGTCCTTGATGAGCGTGCTCATCCCCAAGCTGCCCCAGCTCCATGGAGTCCGGATTTTTGGAATCAATAAGTACTGA
- the GSDMB gene encoding gasdermin-B, with protein sequence MVFEENARAVVQEMDPGGDMIAVRSIIDADRFHCFCLVKKKKRFLGYQYDKTDLTLKDILEMEEGEELFDKLDSGLQVPEAESQLMDNVDSKGSETLTLLKKPIEMEFSRSWKRSTTLLKTWISPRYLDSLENRKLKRELPLSFRSIQNMKEDLYLVTETLETTKEETAESGKRCILKILMDFLNLQYEYKHQMAVTIPPKKVLGYRIKQLVFPNTETMSICFSGETKSFPEAKVGGSPWLGKSLSLEDFRNMEEKVQDMMRALQGLTEDERKEVLSCLTECLSRDEQLQDLQQRVSDVLRSGELQIEGPAFLFISSLFNAAGIFVEVRAEAIWDVLDAMTELSEERQLVAEVLEKGTLPLLKNKVESILKQDWREQPQDVGCDPQARTLYALYVVVSTLLQLGEKPDTGCS encoded by the exons ATGGTATTTGAGGAAAACGCAAGAGCTGTGGTCCAAGAGATGGACCCTGGAGGGGATATGATTGCTGTCAGAAGCATCATTGATGCTGACAGATTCCACTGCTTCTGTCTGGTGAAGAAGAAGAAGCGTTTTCTTGGCTACCAATATGACAAGACAGACCTCACTCTGAAGGACATACTGGAGATGGAAGAGGGTGAAGAGCTGTTTGATAAGCTGGATTCTGGGCTCCAAG TCCCAGAGGCTGAATCCCAATTAATGGACAACGTAGACTCAAAGGGAAGTGAGACATTGACATTACTTAAAAAACCCATTGAAATGGAATTCAGCAGGTCCTGGAAGCGGAGCACCACGTTATTGAAGACCTGGATATCCCCGCGATACCTGGATTCCCTTGAGAACAG GAAGCTGAAGAGGGAACTGCCCCTTTCATTCCGATCAATCCAGAATATGAAAGAAGACCTGTATCTGGTGACAGAAACTCTGGAGACGACAAAGGAGGAAACCGCGGAAAGTGGAAAGCGATGTATTTTGAAGATCCTGATGGATTTTTTGAATCTCCAATATGAATACAAG CACCAAATGGCAGTGACCATTCCCCCTAAGAAGGTCCTGGGCTATCGAATAAAGCAGCTGGTCTTCCCCAACACGGAGACGATGA GTATTTGTTTTTCGGGTGAAAcaaaatcctttccagaag CAAAAGTTGGTGGTTCACCTTGGTTAG GGAAGTCCTTGAGTTTGGAGGATTTCAGAAACATGGAGGAGAAGGTGCAGGACATGATGAGAGCCCTCCAGGGTCTGACTGAGGACGAGCGAAAAGAGGTGCTAAGCTGCCTCACTGAGTGCCTCAGCAGGGATGAACAGCTGCAGGATCTACAGCAAAGA GTGTCTGATGTCCTGAGGTCCGGTGAGCTACAGATAGAGGGCCCAGCATTTCTTTTCATAAGCAGCCTTTTTAATGCTGCTGGGATCTTCGTAGAAGTGCGCGCAGAAGCCATCTGGGATGTCCTAGATGCCATGACAG AGCTGTCTGAGGAGCGGCAGCTTGTGGCTGAGGTCCTAGAGAAGGGGACCCTGCCCCTGTTGAAGAACAAG GTGGAGTCTATCCTGAAGCAGGACTGGAGGGAGCAGCCCCAGGATGTGGGCTGTGACCCCCAGGCACGAACTCTCTACGCCCTTTACGTTGTTGTCTCCACCCTGCTGCAGCTGGGTGAGAAGCCTGACACTGGGTGTTCCTAA